GTGGAATTGCAGCACGTTGACGCCGCACTCGCCGCCCACGACGGCATCTCGCTGGCCGACTTGAGGCAAGCCCTTGGGGCTGACGCCGTGCTGCGGGGCGCCGTGACCGAATGGGGCAAGCATTACCTGCTGCTCCAATCCTGGGTGGCGGCAGGGCTTGAGCTTGAGCTCGTGGATGCGGCCACCGGCACCGTCCTGTGGAGAGGAAAAAAGACGAGCAGCCGTCAGGCGGGATTGTCGAAAGGGCCCACCGGCTATAAATCGGTGGTGATGGCGCCCATCACCGGCTTGAAGACCAGGTATTTGGAGCGCGTGGCGGACGGCCTCGCCCGCGACATGGTGGAAGAGCTTGCGGCCTCGCCTGAGGTCGTGAACTACGTTCAGACCCACCGGTCCCCGTAACCGAGTGCGTTCATGGCGATTGATCCGCGCGCGTTTGCCCGAACGCTGGTGCGATTGAACGTCGTCTATACGGCGATCAAGGCCAAAACCACATCGCGCGCGCTCACCCGCGATGTCGGAGGCGAAGGTTTAAGCTTCTTGGCCGATGCGCCCCTTGAGTTGGGAGAGCAGGTGAAGGCCGAACTCTCCTTGCCGGATCGCGCCGAAGCGATTTCCTTTACCGGGGAAGTCACGCGGTGCACGGCGGCCCCCGAAACGACTGGAAGCGAAACCGCTGCGCATCTGATTGTGGTGAAATTCGTCATGATCGATCCCAAGCAGTTGTCCATGATTCAGCAATACGTCCGGCTCAACGCGCTGCCGCTTGAAGGGTGATGACGACCGAGCGCTGGCAATTGGTGCGGATCCGATCGCGGCTGAATGCGATCGTGCGGTTTTCGAGCCGCGAAGAGATCATCCGAGCGCTCACCCGTGATATCGGCGTCTCAGGCATCCGGCTCCTGACGGAAGGGCCGCTGGCCAGCGGAGAGCTCATCGGGGTGGAGCTCGCCTTGCCGGATCGCGCGCAGCCCATCGTCTTTACCGGCGAAGTCGTCTGGAGCAAGTCCATCGATGGCGCGGTGGTGGGCGAAGATGAATCCGCGATTGAAAACGGCATTAAATTCGTGACGATCGATCCGAAGGACCGCGAAGCCCTCATGCAGTGGGTCGCCCTCAACGCGCTGCATCCTAACCTTGGCGACCGCTAAAAGGGGTCAGACCCCATTTCAAAAAGGGGTCTGACCTCTTTTCACAGACATGGCTGAGAAATATCCGTTCCACGAGATTGAGCCAAAATGGCAGCGCGTCTGGGAAGACCAGAAGACCTTCCGCGTGACCGAGGGAGGCACCAAGCCGAAATACTACGTGCTCGATATGTTTCCCTATCCCTCAGGGGCCGGCTTGCACGTGGGGCACCCCGAAGGCTACACGGCGACGGATATCGTCGCTCGCTACAAACGGATGCGCGGCTTCAACGTGCTGCACCCGATGGGCTGGGATGCGTTCGGCCTGCCTGCCGAGCAATACGCGATCGAAACCGGGACCCATCCGGCGGAGACCACTCGCAAGAACATCGCGACCTTCAAAGCGCAAATCACGCGGCTGGGATTTTCCTACGATTGGGATCGCGAGATCAATACCACCGATCCTGGCTATGTGAGATGGACCCAGTGGATCTTTCTGAAATTGTACGAGCGCGGCTTGGCCTACATGGCGGAGGCTCCGGTGTGGTGGTGTCCATCCTGCGGCACGGTGCTCGCCAATGAAGAAGTCGTCGACGGCACGTGCGAGCGCAAGGGCCACCCCGTCGAGCGCAAGCCGATGCGCCAGTGGATGCTCAAAATCACCGCGTATGCCGAGCGGCTGCTCGCCGACTTAGACGCGTTGGATTGGCCGGAGCATATCAAAGATCAGCAGCGCTATTGGATCGGCAAGAGTATCGGCGCTGAGGTCTGGTTTGCGTTAGACACCAAGGGGCCACCCATTCCAGACGCGTTGATGGATGGAACGCGGCTGCGGCGGCGCCACGGCGCCGTCGAGTGCAAGATTTACACGACGCGTCCAGATACGCTCTTTGGCGCCACCTACCTCGTGCTCTCACCGGAGCACCCTGCGGTCTTGGCCATCACGGCGGAGAACCGTCGTGTCACGGTTGAGCAATATCGACTGGAAGCGTCGCGCAAAAGCGAACTGGAACGCTCCGAACTGGCCAAAGAGAAAACCGGGGTGTTCACCGGCGCGTATGCCGTTAATCCGGTCAATCAAGAACACATTCCCATCTGGATCGCGGATTACGTGCTGGCCAGCTACGGCACCGGAGCCATCATGGCCGTGCCGGCCCATGATCAGCGCGATTTGGAGTTTGCGCTCACACACGGCTTGGATGTCCGCATCGTGATCATGCCGGAGGATCATGCGCTTGAGCTTGTCGGCTTGACCCAGGCGTACACCGAGCCGGGCCGCATGCATGACTCCGGGCCATTTACCGGATTGCCGAGCGAAGACGCCAAGGGAAAAATTACTGACTGGCTCAAGGCTCAAGGCTCGGGGCTGAAGGCGACAAACTACAAACTGCGCGACTGGCTGTTTTCTCGACAGCGGTACTGGGGTGAGCCGATCCCGATCGTGCACTGCCCGAAGGATGGCACGGTGGCTCTGCCGGAGTCGGCGCTGCCGCTGACGTTGCCCCCGATCGATGATTTCAAACCGACGGGGACTGGGG
The Candidatus Omnitrophota bacterium genome window above contains:
- a CDS encoding PilZ domain-containing protein — protein: MTTERWQLVRIRSRLNAIVRFSSREEIIRALTRDIGVSGIRLLTEGPLASGELIGVELALPDRAQPIVFTGEVVWSKSIDGAVVGEDESAIENGIKFVTIDPKDREALMQWVALNALHPNLGDR
- a CDS encoding leucine--tRNA ligase — its product is MAEKYPFHEIEPKWQRVWEDQKTFRVTEGGTKPKYYVLDMFPYPSGAGLHVGHPEGYTATDIVARYKRMRGFNVLHPMGWDAFGLPAEQYAIETGTHPAETTRKNIATFKAQITRLGFSYDWDREINTTDPGYVRWTQWIFLKLYERGLAYMAEAPVWWCPSCGTVLANEEVVDGTCERKGHPVERKPMRQWMLKITAYAERLLADLDALDWPEHIKDQQRYWIGKSIGAEVWFALDTKGPPIPDALMDGTRLRRRHGAVECKIYTTRPDTLFGATYLVLSPEHPAVLAITAENRRVTVEQYRLEASRKSELERSELAKEKTGVFTGAYAVNPVNQEHIPIWIADYVLASYGTGAIMAVPAHDQRDLEFALTHGLDVRIVIMPEDHALELVGLTQAYTEPGRMHDSGPFTGLPSEDAKGKITDWLKAQGSGLKATNYKLRDWLFSRQRYWGEPIPIVHCPKDGTVALPESALPLTLPPIDDFKPTGTGEPPLAKTKAWVTTTCPTCRGPAQRETNTMPQWAGSCWYYLRYLDPRNAQRAWDPSKEQSWMPVDLYIGGAEHAVLHLLYARFWHKALYDLALVSTSEPFQRLVNQGLILGEDNEKMSKSRGNVVNPDEVIAAHGADAFRLYEMFLGPLEAVKPWSTRSIEGIDRFLNRVWRLGDMIAQGSGLRAQGERPSTQDKEFERKRHETIKHVTEDIEQLRFNTAISSMMVFSNLIADALERPRAPSPEPRAIRQAFETLVLLLSPFAPHLCEELWQRLGESRGVPSAVEGRLGHAKSLAYEPWPSFNAAALQTAEVTLVVQVNGKVRGRITVASDASEEAVKAAALANDQVKKFVDGQPVKQFIIIPKRLVNIVL
- a CDS encoding PilZ domain-containing protein, which encodes MAIDPRAFARTLVRLNVVYTAIKAKTTSRALTRDVGGEGLSFLADAPLELGEQVKAELSLPDRAEAISFTGEVTRCTAAPETTGSETAAHLIVVKFVMIDPKQLSMIQQYVRLNALPLEG